The Oscillatoria acuminata PCC 6304 genomic interval CTCTTTCATAGTCAGCATTTCATTCAGGGTGATTTTTCCCGCATCCACGTCCTGGAAAAATGCAATTAAAATCGGCACTTTAATCGTACTGGCAGCGGAAAATCTCTGGGACCCATTCAAGTCCAGATAAGCCCCCGTATCCAATTCAATGGCATAAACCCCTGGGGTCAATTCCGGATGTTCTGCCGCCATTGCCTGCAATTTTTCTTTCAGGGTCGTGATTTCCTGGCTGATCGGTAGGGCCTGGAGATTGTAAGCAGCCGTGACCTGTTCTTGTTGTTCTTCTTGGGTTTCAGCGTTTCCAGCCGCCCCGACGGTGTGGTTATCCGCAGGATTCCAGATGGATAAGAGGGTACCCGCGAGGACTCCGAGTCCCACCCCAAGAATCAGCAACCGCGCCCCATAAATCAGGGGCGAGATTTTGGTCCGTTTCGGTTTCTTCTCGGTGGTTTTCCGGGTTCTAGCTTGGGGGGAACTCGGTTTGGAGGAAGTCCCGGCAGTGCGTTTAGATGGACTTTTTGGAGTCCGCTTGCGGGGGGGTTTATTTCCAGAATCTGGGGGTCTTCGCCCGGGCACTCGTTCCCGGGGAGAGTCGGATCCTTCTTGGGGCAAGTGACGACTCAGGGAGGTATAGGGTCGTTGTTCGGCGAGGCGATCGCGGGATTTGGACCCACGGGGAGGGCGGGGATTGTCCAAACTGGCATAGTCCGGTTGGTTCCGGGAACGAGGGACCCGGCCCATTCGCAATTGTTCAGCTAACTGTTGAGACTGTTGCTGTTGTTGGGCCTGATGAGAGCGAGATTGTGCCGATTGTGCCGGTTCGCCATCGCCCAAGGTGGGGATGCCGGATCCGGTTTTTCTGGGGTCCCGGGGTGGCGTTTCCAGAGGGCGATCGCCACGGGTCCCGGGGACGGATTTGCGGGAAGCGGATTTGGTTGCTTTTTTCCCCGATGTCTTAGTTTTAGTTTTTTTTACCCGCTTTGTCGGTTCGCCAGACTCTGCTTTTTCCGAAGGCACGACCGACAAAAATGACCGAATTGGAGACCTTTGAGCCACACCACACTCCTCTTGTTTCGTTCTTGCTGCTTGTTCGGCTAACCCAGCCCCTAAGTACCCGTTCTGAGAATTACCTTTG includes:
- a CDS encoding hydrolase, producing MPQGVTIDDAAGKGNSQNGYLGAGLAEQAARTKQEECGVAQRSPIRSFLSVVPSEKAESGEPTKRVKKTKTKTSGKKATKSASRKSVPGTRGDRPLETPPRDPRKTGSGIPTLGDGEPAQSAQSRSHQAQQQQQSQQLAEQLRMGRVPRSRNQPDYASLDNPRPPRGSKSRDRLAEQRPYTSLSRHLPQEGSDSPRERVPGRRPPDSGNKPPRKRTPKSPSKRTAGTSSKPSSPQARTRKTTEKKPKRTKISPLIYGARLLILGVGLGVLAGTLLSIWNPADNHTVGAAGNAETQEEQQEQVTAAYNLQALPISQEITTLKEKLQAMAAEHPELTPGVYAIELDTGAYLDLNGSQRFSAASTIKVPILIAFFQDVDAGKITLNEMLTMKEEHIAEGSGDMQFTEPGTKYSALETATKMSQISDNTATNMLIERLGGAAALNQRFASWGLSNTAIANPLPDLAGTNTTSPQDLVQVMGLVERGQVLSLRSRDRLLKIMQGTVNNSLLPQGLGSGAAIAHKTGDIGTAISDAGLVDMPNGKRYLMAAIVKRPHNDPEAEELIRQMSQVVYQSFSGEL